CGGGCAGGTCTTCTCCCTCAGGGTTGTCAGCGCCGGAGGGTGCGGGGCCTGCGAGGCGGACGTCAACGTCCTCAACACCCTGGCCTGGGATCTGGGACGGTTCGGCATAAACTACGGGGCGTCTCCAAGACACTGCGATGGCATGATCCTCATAGGTCCGGTCACTCCGAACATGGAGGAGGCCGTGATAGAGACCTACAGGGCCATCCCTGAGCCCAAGTTCGTGATAGCCGTGGGAACCTGTACCGTGACGGCCTCTTCCAGAGAGGATTTTCCCGTTCCGGTGGATCTCTACATTCCGGGCTGTCCTCCCCATCCTCTGACCATCCTGGACGGAATGCTCCGTTTTCTTGGAAAGGTTAAAGAATGACCGCCGTTCCTTCGGGCTGCTCGAAGGTTGCGTAGTCCGGCTTTTGGAACTATATTATCACCGTAATTTCGGAGAGAAGAACCTCGAAGGAGTGGGTACGTTGGTTTCAATTATACGC
The genomic region above belongs to Dethiosulfovibrio faecalis and contains:
- a CDS encoding 4Fe-4S binding protein: MLLDILRVRAKQGFRTMAYPDGPPPALLERFAGLPVVDQDRCSLCPGHCLSSCPVGAIEKNGSLTIDLGLCLFCRECQRACPYGVLSFGSDHRLGSSSREGLISSGDGSPPLALNERAAGLYGQVFSLRVVSAGGCGACEADVNVLNTLAWDLGRFGINYGASPRHCDGMILIGPVTPNMEEAVIETYRAIPEPKFVIAVGTCTVTASSREDFPVPVDLYIPGCPPHPLTILDGMLRFLGKVKE